A window from Malania oleifera isolate guangnan ecotype guangnan chromosome 7, ASM2987363v1, whole genome shotgun sequence encodes these proteins:
- the LOC131160610 gene encoding malate dehydrogenase, chloroplastic isoform X2: MAATSAATFSMATAASYNSRPMVSKPKTLGLQLNSPNCFRSFSGLKAAASVNCESETSFLGKESSAILRDSFATKAAKQSCELVNCLQPRASSFKVAVLGAAGGIGQPLALLIKMSPLVSALHLYDIANVKGVAADLSHCNTPSQVLDFTGAAELPNSLKGVDVVVIPAGVPRKPGMTRDDLFNINAGIVKNLVEAVADNCPDAFIHIISNPVNSTVPIAAEVLKQKGVYDPKKLFGVTTLDVVRANTFVAQKKNLKLIDVDVPVVGGHAGITILPLLSKTRPSVSLTNEEVQQLTVRIQNAGTEVVEAKAGAGSATLSMAYAAARFVESSLRALDGDADVYECAYVQSEITELPFFASRIKLGKNGVEAVISSELQGLTEYEAKALEALKPELKASIEKGIAFSQKQPVAA, translated from the coding sequence ATGGCAGCTACATCTGCAGCAACTTTTTCTATGGCGACAGCTGCTTCCTATAACTCTAGGCCAATGGTTTCGAAACCAAAGACACTTGGCTTGCAACTCAACTCACCAAACTGCTTTAGGAGTTTCAGTGGTCTGAAGGCTGCAGCTTCTGTAAATTGTGAATCTGAGACATCTTTTTTGGGCAAGGAGAGTAGTGCTATTCTTCGTGATTCTTTTGCAACCAAAGCTGCAAAACAAAGCTGTGAGCTTGTAAATTGTTTGCAGCCTCGGGCTTCATCTTTCAAAGTGGCTGTTCTTGGAGCTGCTGGGGGAATTGGGCAACCGCTGGCCCTTCTGATTAAGATGTCCCCATTGGTCTCAGCTCTGCACCTTTATGATATAGCGAATGTTAAGGGAGTTGCTGCTGATCTGAGTCACTGCAATACTCCTTCTCAAGTCCTGGATTTCACTGGAGCTGCTGAATTGCCCAATTCTTTGAAAGGTGTGGATGTGGTTGTCATTCCAGCTGGAGTTCCAAGGAAACCAGGAATGACCCGTGATGACCTGTTTAACATTAATGCTGGAATTGTGAAGAATTTGGTGGAGGCAGTTGCCGATAACTGTCCAGATGCCTTTATCCACATCATTAGCAACCCAGTTAATTCGACAGTTCCAATTGCTGCTGAAGTTCTGAAGCAGAAGGGTGTCTATGATCCGAAGAAGCTTTTTGGTGTCACGACTCTGGATGTCGTTAGGGCAAATACATTTGTTGCACAGAAGAAGAACCTGAAACTCATTGATGTTGATGTCCCAGTGGTTGGTGGACATGCTGGGATTACTATTTTACCGCTTCTGTCAAAGACAAGACCATCTGTGAGTTTAACGAATGAAGAAGTACAACAGCTCACTGTGAGGATCCAAAATGCTGGGACAGAAGTTGTGGAGGCAAAGGCTGGTGCAGGCTCTGCTACGCTGTCCATGGCCTATGCTGCTGCAAGATTTGTTGAGTCATCTCTTCGAGCACTGGACGGAGATGCAGATGTGTATGAGTGCGCGTATGTGCAGTCTGAGATCACCGAACTTCCTTTCTTTGCGTCGAGAATTAAGCTTGGGAAGAATGGGGTTGAAGCTGTTATATCATCTGAGCTCCAAGGGCTGACAGAGTATGAGGCTAAAGCTCTGGAGGCCCTTAAGCCAGAGTTGAAGGCCAGTATTGAGAAGGGCATTGCATTTTCCCAGAAGCAACCAGTGGCTGCATGA
- the LOC131160610 gene encoding malate dehydrogenase, chloroplastic isoform X1: MSWGFREVILGHINSLGGLHERKPKRKHFERYQKRFCSSLLNSLEGSVMAATSAATFSMATAASYNSRPMVSKPKTLGLQLNSPNCFRSFSGLKAAASVNCESETSFLGKESSAILRDSFATKAAKQSCELVNCLQPRASSFKVAVLGAAGGIGQPLALLIKMSPLVSALHLYDIANVKGVAADLSHCNTPSQVLDFTGAAELPNSLKGVDVVVIPAGVPRKPGMTRDDLFNINAGIVKNLVEAVADNCPDAFIHIISNPVNSTVPIAAEVLKQKGVYDPKKLFGVTTLDVVRANTFVAQKKNLKLIDVDVPVVGGHAGITILPLLSKTRPSVSLTNEEVQQLTVRIQNAGTEVVEAKAGAGSATLSMAYAAARFVESSLRALDGDADVYECAYVQSEITELPFFASRIKLGKNGVEAVISSELQGLTEYEAKALEALKPELKASIEKGIAFSQKQPVAA; encoded by the exons ATGTCTTGGGGATTCCGTGAAGTCATACTCGGGCATATAAATAGCCTGGGCGGACTACACGAGCGAAAACCGAAACGAAAGCACTTCGAAAGATATCAAAAGCGCTTTTGTAGTTCTCTGCTGAATTCTCTCGAAGGCTCCGT GATGGCAGCTACATCTGCAGCAACTTTTTCTATGGCGACAGCTGCTTCCTATAACTCTAGGCCAATGGTTTCGAAACCAAAGACACTTGGCTTGCAACTCAACTCACCAAACTGCTTTAGGAGTTTCAGTGGTCTGAAGGCTGCAGCTTCTGTAAATTGTGAATCTGAGACATCTTTTTTGGGCAAGGAGAGTAGTGCTATTCTTCGTGATTCTTTTGCAACCAAAGCTGCAAAACAAAGCTGTGAGCTTGTAAATTGTTTGCAGCCTCGGGCTTCATCTTTCAAAGTGGCTGTTCTTGGAGCTGCTGGGGGAATTGGGCAACCGCTGGCCCTTCTGATTAAGATGTCCCCATTGGTCTCAGCTCTGCACCTTTATGATATAGCGAATGTTAAGGGAGTTGCTGCTGATCTGAGTCACTGCAATACTCCTTCTCAAGTCCTGGATTTCACTGGAGCTGCTGAATTGCCCAATTCTTTGAAAGGTGTGGATGTGGTTGTCATTCCAGCTGGAGTTCCAAGGAAACCAGGAATGACCCGTGATGACCTGTTTAACATTAATGCTGGAATTGTGAAGAATTTGGTGGAGGCAGTTGCCGATAACTGTCCAGATGCCTTTATCCACATCATTAGCAACCCAGTTAATTCGACAGTTCCAATTGCTGCTGAAGTTCTGAAGCAGAAGGGTGTCTATGATCCGAAGAAGCTTTTTGGTGTCACGACTCTGGATGTCGTTAGGGCAAATACATTTGTTGCACAGAAGAAGAACCTGAAACTCATTGATGTTGATGTCCCAGTGGTTGGTGGACATGCTGGGATTACTATTTTACCGCTTCTGTCAAAGACAAGACCATCTGTGAGTTTAACGAATGAAGAAGTACAACAGCTCACTGTGAGGATCCAAAATGCTGGGACAGAAGTTGTGGAGGCAAAGGCTGGTGCAGGCTCTGCTACGCTGTCCATGGCCTATGCTGCTGCAAGATTTGTTGAGTCATCTCTTCGAGCACTGGACGGAGATGCAGATGTGTATGAGTGCGCGTATGTGCAGTCTGAGATCACCGAACTTCCTTTCTTTGCGTCGAGAATTAAGCTTGGGAAGAATGGGGTTGAAGCTGTTATATCATCTGAGCTCCAAGGGCTGACAGAGTATGAGGCTAAAGCTCTGGAGGCCCTTAAGCCAGAGTTGAAGGCCAGTATTGAGAAGGGCATTGCATTTTCCCAGAAGCAACCAGTGGCTGCATGA